One Bacteroidota bacterium genomic region harbors:
- a CDS encoding PorT family protein, with protein MKKVILLFAITLLASTAFSQISFGPKIGYNTSKLSTDKSEIKSDLQSSFQFGLFLRLGTKIYVQPEINWVTEGGTFKSEIGFSNPFESDVKLNTIQIPFLVGAKVIDLKLLNLRVFAGPTASIVTDKTIEGTNDLGIHVDDIEDLNWGLQVGAGVDVLMFTLDVRYNIGLTKVIGDVDGNTYDSKSNGFTVSLGWKIF; from the coding sequence ATGAAAAAAGTTATTTTATTATTTGCAATTACTTTGCTAGCAAGTACTGCATTCTCGCAAATTTCATTCGGGCCAAAGATTGGCTATAACACATCTAAACTTTCCACAGACAAAAGCGAAATCAAATCTGATTTGCAAAGCAGCTTTCAGTTTGGGCTTTTTTTAAGATTAGGAACTAAAATATATGTTCAACCTGAAATTAACTGGGTAACTGAAGGTGGAACATTCAAATCTGAAATTGGATTTTCGAATCCTTTTGAGAGTGATGTTAAACTAAACACTATTCAGATCCCATTCTTAGTAGGAGCTAAAGTCATTGATCTAAAACTACTTAATTTAAGGGTTTTTGCAGGTCCTACAGCATCTATTGTTACCGATAAAACCATTGAAGGCACAAATGATCTCGGAATACATGTTGATGATATCGAAGATTTAAATTGGGGCCTACAAGTTGGAGCTGGTGTTGATGTTTTAATGTTTACCCTAGATGTTCGATATAATATTGGATTAACCAAAGTTATAGGGGATGTAGACGGAAATACCTACGATTCAAAAAGTAAT
- a CDS encoding P-loop NTPase has protein sequence MQKEAIFEQLKQIIYFPKRNNIVELNMIENLQMSESEVSFNLVFPDLNDPGIKMMVENCSGLIKEKFGEAIQVNVNPIAQKNSGEGPLSGVKKIIAIASGKGGVGKSTVASNLAIALSKLGKKVALLDADIYGPSMPIMFGLENAQPSATQVNGKTKVLPIEKYGIKILSIGFFVKADQALIWRGPMASSALNQLFNDAVWGEIDYMLVDLPPGTSDIHLTLTQSYPITGAIIVTTPQQVAIADVKKAVAMFRQEKINVPVLGVIENMSYFTPIELPDNKYYIFGKGNAENFAINLNIPFLGEIPLVAAIAESGDKGSPIAMDGNGIIGKVYAQLAKNIIEQTS, from the coding sequence ATGCAAAAAGAAGCAATATTTGAGCAGTTGAAACAAATCATTTATTTCCCTAAACGGAATAATATTGTTGAGTTGAATATGATTGAAAACTTACAAATGAGTGAAAGTGAAGTAAGTTTTAACCTTGTGTTTCCTGATTTGAACGATCCGGGCATTAAAATGATGGTGGAAAATTGTTCTGGCTTAATTAAGGAAAAATTCGGAGAAGCAATTCAGGTAAATGTCAATCCCATCGCACAAAAAAATAGTGGGGAAGGGCCCTTATCGGGTGTTAAAAAGATTATTGCGATAGCTTCAGGTAAAGGTGGTGTAGGGAAATCAACCGTAGCAAGTAACTTAGCGATTGCCCTATCAAAATTAGGTAAGAAAGTGGCACTGCTCGATGCCGATATTTATGGCCCATCCATGCCAATTATGTTCGGCTTGGAAAATGCGCAACCATCGGCCACTCAAGTAAACGGTAAAACAAAGGTATTGCCCATTGAAAAATATGGCATCAAAATTTTATCGATTGGTTTTTTTGTTAAAGCTGATCAGGCATTGATTTGGAGAGGCCCTATGGCTTCAAGTGCCTTAAATCAATTATTCAATGATGCCGTTTGGGGAGAGATCGATTATATGCTGGTTGACCTTCCTCCCGGTACCAGTGATATTCATCTTACATTAACACAATCATACCCAATAACCGGAGCAATAATTGTTACAACACCGCAGCAAGTAGCTATAGCTGATGTTAAGAAAGCAGTTGCCATGTTCAGGCAAGAAAAAATAAATGTGCCTGTTTTGGGAGTTATCGAAAATATGTCATATTTCACACCGATAGAATTACCTGACAATAAATATTACATCTTTGGGAAAGGCAATGCCGAAAATTTTGCGATAAATTTAAACATCCCATTTTTAGGTGAAATCCCTTTAGTTGCTGCAATTGCTGAGTCGGGCGATAAAGGAAGTCCCATCGCAATGGACGGGAATGGCATCATTGGGAAAGTTTATGCCCAATTAGCTAAAAATATTATTGAACAGACTTCATAA
- a CDS encoding PorT family protein, which translates to MKKKLFVLFILVSATISQSLAQEKPFLFGMKLSPNIGWMKPNSDGYNYDGVKSGISWGLVAEIHLMENYDLHSGVNITMIRSALTYPDLKTIEGNPIEGEMSRLYNFKYLGLPLIFRMKTNENTKKRFFGQVGLELNFLLSGNAKDKFLSENAGQINEENDIYKEIKFARYAVIVGAGMEYALGGSNKLITGINFNNGINDILKDENKINPSINQIAINNYFEIYVSFLF; encoded by the coding sequence ATGAAAAAAAAATTATTTGTGCTGTTTATTTTAGTTTCGGCAACAATTAGTCAAAGCCTGGCTCAGGAAAAGCCATTTTTATTCGGGATGAAATTGTCACCCAATATTGGTTGGATGAAACCAAATTCTGATGGTTATAATTATGATGGCGTAAAATCGGGGATTAGTTGGGGTCTCGTTGCAGAAATTCACCTTATGGAAAACTACGATCTCCATTCAGGAGTGAATATTACAATGATCCGTTCAGCACTTACTTATCCCGACCTTAAAACCATTGAGGGAAATCCTATTGAAGGAGAAATGAGCAGGTTATATAATTTTAAGTATTTAGGTCTGCCTCTTATTTTTAGGATGAAAACAAATGAAAATACAAAAAAACGGTTCTTTGGACAGGTAGGGCTGGAACTTAATTTCTTGTTATCGGGAAATGCAAAGGATAAGTTTCTTTCGGAGAATGCCGGTCAGATCAATGAGGAAAATGATATTTATAAAGAAATAAAATTTGCAAGATATGCAGTAATTGTAGGGGCCGGAATGGAGTACGCTTTAGGAGGATCAAACAAGTTAATTACCGGGATAAATTTTAATAACGGAATTAACGATATACTGAAAGACGAGAACAAGATTAATCCATCAATCAACCAAATTGCGATCAACAATTATTTTGAAATTTATGTAAGCTTTCTTTTTTAA
- a CDS encoding NifU family protein has translation MSETNKELEQKVINIIDQVRPYLQQDGGDIKFVNITDDLVVNVELMGACGACPYSTMTLKNGVESAVKKALPQIKSVEAINL, from the coding sequence ATGAGCGAAACTAATAAAGAATTAGAGCAGAAAGTAATAAATATCATTGATCAGGTTCGGCCTTATCTTCAACAAGATGGTGGCGATATCAAGTTTGTAAACATTACCGACGACTTGGTTGTAAATGTAGAGTTGATGGGTGCTTGTGGTGCTTGTCCTTATAGCACAATGACCCTTAAAAATGGCGTTGAATCTGCAGTTAAAAAAGCTTTACCCCAAATTAAATCAGTAGAAGCCATAAATCTGTAA
- a CDS encoding NAD+ synthase, with protein MKLAIAQLNYHIGNFDQNLDKIFKAIDQSRSLGAELVVFAELAISGYPPRDFLEFDDYIDRCWASIESIAQKTENIAVIIGSPSRNINVKGKRLYNSAVFICNKKIVSIHHKGLLPTYDIFDEYRYFEPSTVFKTIEYMGKKIALTICEDLWNVGDNPLYTANPMDELYKSNPDLIINIAASPFNYLQASSRKEILLENVKKYKLPLVYVNHVGAQTELLFDGGSLVYNANGELVKECNYFTEDLQLIDLDEVIEFKTDVILSPFVSKIELIHEALVMGVRNYFHKLGFKKSILGLSGGIDSAVTAAIAAEALGAENITGILLPSQFSSDHSISDAKQLALNLNCKFDVIPIESSYISIKESLSKQFKGLPFDLAEENIQARVRGVILMALSNKFGSILLNTSNKSEAAVGYGTLYGDMNGGISVLGDVYKTEVFELARYINRKREIIPENTIIKPPSAELRPNQKDSDSLPDYKILDQILYNYIELRKGPEDLKKMGFDAQIVDRTLKMVNTTEYKRYQTPPILRVSPKAFGMGRRMPIVAKYLS; from the coding sequence GTGAAATTAGCTATTGCCCAATTAAATTATCACATCGGAAATTTCGATCAAAATCTTGACAAAATTTTCAAGGCTATCGATCAATCCAGGAGCCTTGGAGCAGAGTTAGTTGTATTCGCCGAGCTGGCTATATCGGGTTACCCACCCCGTGATTTTCTTGAATTTGATGATTATATTGACAGATGTTGGGCAAGTATTGAATCAATTGCACAGAAAACCGAAAATATAGCTGTGATCATTGGCTCTCCGAGTAGAAATATAAATGTTAAAGGTAAACGCTTGTATAATTCTGCTGTTTTTATATGCAATAAAAAGATCGTTTCCATTCATCATAAAGGTTTGTTGCCAACCTATGATATTTTTGATGAATATCGTTATTTTGAGCCCTCCACCGTTTTTAAAACAATCGAATATATGGGGAAAAAAATTGCCTTGACCATTTGTGAAGATTTATGGAATGTTGGTGATAATCCTTTATATACGGCAAATCCTATGGACGAATTATACAAATCCAACCCTGATTTGATAATTAATATAGCCGCATCACCATTTAATTATTTACAGGCATCGTCACGAAAAGAAATTTTACTTGAAAATGTAAAAAAATATAAACTACCCTTAGTTTACGTTAACCATGTGGGTGCACAAACGGAACTATTATTTGATGGAGGATCATTGGTATATAATGCTAATGGCGAGTTGGTTAAGGAGTGTAATTATTTTACAGAAGACCTTCAGCTAATCGACCTAGATGAAGTGATCGAATTTAAAACTGATGTTATTTTATCACCGTTTGTTTCAAAAATTGAATTGATACATGAAGCTTTGGTAATGGGCGTACGTAATTATTTTCATAAACTGGGTTTTAAAAAATCCATATTGGGTCTTTCAGGAGGGATCGATTCGGCAGTAACTGCTGCTATTGCAGCAGAAGCACTGGGTGCTGAAAATATTACAGGGATTTTGCTTCCATCTCAGTTTTCTTCCGATCATTCCATATCTGATGCAAAACAGCTGGCTTTAAATTTAAATTGTAAGTTCGATGTCATTCCCATCGAAAGTTCTTACATATCTATAAAAGAAAGTTTAAGTAAGCAATTTAAAGGTTTACCTTTTGATTTGGCCGAAGAAAATATTCAGGCACGAGTGAGAGGGGTAATTTTAATGGCTTTGTCAAATAAATTCGGGTCAATACTGCTTAATACTTCGAACAAAAGCGAAGCAGCCGTGGGTTATGGCACTTTATATGGCGATATGAACGGAGGTATTTCAGTACTCGGTGATGTTTATAAAACCGAAGTGTTTGAGCTGGCTCGTTATATTAATAGGAAAAGAGAAATTATTCCGGAAAATACAATTATCAAACCTCCTTCTGCCGAACTCCGTCCGAATCAAAAAGATTCAGATTCATTGCCTGATTATAAGATATTAGACCAAATTCTGTATAATTATATCGAACTCAGAAAAGGTCCTGAAGACTTGAAAAAGATGGGTTTTGATGCGCAAATTGTTGATCGCACACTGAAGATGGTAAATACCACCGAATATAAACGATACCAAACACCCCCAATATTGAGGGTGTCGCCTAAAGCTTTTGGGATGGGCAGAAGAATGCCTATTGTTGCAAAGTATTTATCGTAA